The region ACCGCTCAGCGCTAGAGTGCAACTGCAACTCTGCCATTTGGTCTCGGTTGTTGGGGTAGTTCAGGTCGCCTCGATTGCGGAATGGACATTGAGTTAGCTTCAAGTGGCCGAACAAACAGTAGTTTGCCCTTTCGCTGTCTACCAGAGATCGCCATCGAAGCAGCAACGTCACAAAATTGCACAAAGATAGACTAACGTGTCTTTAGTGTGAGCGCGTGTGTCTGTAGATAGTGAACACTACTATCGGTGATAAGGATTAAGTTTACTGGTGTGAACGTGAACTTTAAGAACCGTTAGTCGAGGGTCTGAAGTCTGAAAGAACTACACGGAGCTCTCGCGACCGTCACGTCATTCACCACAGATGGGGTTCGTGTGGATGGGAATGTTGCAGCTTGGTTTCGTGTTCGGAGCAACCTATGGTATCATCAAAAGGTAATCAATGTGACCGCCAAGTACTCCGACCCAATCTAATTCAATTTGCTGACCACGCCACACCGCCAGCAATGGCTGGCACGTGCTGTTGgtttaaattgatttaaaatgaGGCATCATTCTGCTCTTGACCTACTAACAACTGACGGCAGGTTGCGATCTGGGCTGGTCTAGGCCCTACGCTCCACCATGTTTCAGATGTCAGTGGCCTTCGCGTAGGGGGGTGTgagaatgaaatcaaattaatttatctAAATTGCTCAGTTCTAGTTCAAGTGAATGCATCTTCTTGTTGACGTCTTCTCCAAACGATCCACTAACGCACTATCGTCTCTCCCCCAAACAGGAACGCTTACAGTCGAGGAGGTGTACAAAGACCGCGACCAGTTCGCGGCGCTAGTGCGCGAGGTCGCGGCCCCTGACGTTGGCCGGATGGGCATCGAAATACTGTCCTTTACGATCAAGGACGTGTACGACGATGTGCAGTACTTGCAGTCGCTCGGTAAGGCGCAGACGGCGAGCGTCAAGCGGGACGCGGACTCGGGCGTAGCCGAGGCGAACCGTGACGCCGGCATTAGGGAGGCCGAGTGCGAGAAGAGTGCCATGGATGTCAAGTACTCGACCGACACGAAGATCGAGGACAATGCGCGCATGTATAAGCTGCAGAAGGCCAACTTTGACCAGGAGATCAATACCGCTGTACGTAGCGCTTGACAGGGGCGGGGTAGCGCAGCCCAGTGACCACTAAGCCCACTAACCTCCGTAccatttgctttattttccaGAAAGCCGAATCACAGCTGGCCTATGAGCTGCAGGCGGCCAAAATCCGCCAGCGCATCCGTAACGAGGAAATCGAGATCGACATTGTCGAGCGCCGCAAGCAGATAGAGATCGAGACGCAGGAAATCAACAGAAAGGATTGCGAGTTGTCGGCCACCGTGAAGTTGCCGGCCGAGGCGGAAAGCTACCGTGTGCAGACGATCGCCGAGGGCAAGCGCACGCAAACGGTTGAGCAGGCACGGGCAGAGGCGGAGCGCATCAAGCAGATCGGTTCGGCTGAAGCGTACGCCATTGAGCAGGTCGGTAAGGCGGAGGCCGAAAGGATGCGCATGAAGGCGAACGTCTACAAGATGTACGGCGATGCCGCCATCATGAATATCGTGCTGGAATCACTGCCAAAGGTTTGTAAAGATCGATGATCACATCGCTAAAGATATCATTATTCTACACTAGGACCTTCCTCTTTTAACGGAATttgtaaatcaattttttttgaaaaaatctaaaaatgaATAATGCTGTCAATGGTAGAAATAGGATTCAGTCAACCATTGAGTAATGTCTTTATATTTATCGAAATCATCTAATACGTACCCTTTTTATCTTGTAGATTGCTGCCGAGGTAGCCGCCCCGTTAGCGAAGACGGAAGAGATCGTTCTGATTGGTGGCAATGATCAGACAACGGGTGATGTTGCGCGTCTCGTCGGACAACTACCGCCAGCCATTAACGCCCTGACCGGAGTTGATCTATCGAAGGTTCTCGGCAAAATTCCCGGTGCGAAAGCATAATCGATAGCCATCGTAGACCCCAGACATAGCGGCTATCATTGAACGCAGCACAGCGCAAACAAATTTCTCTTTTCTGAATCGTAATTCGCCGAAAGCATGTTGCTTTTACTAAATCCAACTGTTACTAACCCGATGGCGAAGTGTCTGCTTACATACGTagttaaacgaaatgaaaaaaaaaacgactcATCCTCTCACTTACCATCGAAATCCAGTTCGCTTCCGCGCTACTAATTTCTAAAACGATTCTCCTCCTGCTTTTGATTAACGCAGTTCGCCGTAAATTTTACGAAAGATAAATTAACGACATTAACACACTTTTTCGGAAtttctactactgctgctgttgctgcagtttcTGAAGCGCACGCACGTGGGCCAATTTTTGAATCTGTACTATCccttcggtgtcggtgttacGTTTATATTTTGCACTATTATAACGCTAAATTTTGCGTTGGCTTAATTTGTCACTTCACATGTCGTGATTTTTATGTTAATGCACTCGTATCCTAAACTCGTGAGAAACGGAGCTATAAATTTGGGAGGGTCTCTTATGTATTCGCCGCACAGCTCACACATGCATAGAATTGAAACACAGGTCAAGCTACTAAAACCAAGCCGCACTCGATGGCGATCGCCATCTACGGCTATTATTTTGACTTACCCAAGAGATACAATTTGCTAGCTTATCTGCGTTTCAAACAAGCTTGTTTTTCGGGCCTTAATCATATGGCATActattattcaatttaagaAAAGATTTACTTACGATCTATCAAAATATCACGATCCCAAGGAGTATCGAGGTTTTGTAAAACGGAATCGTAAATGTGTCACAGACAGTAGCGTATGTCTGTGCATATTTAATACCGTTACGGAAATGAGAGTACTAAATGGGAAATTATATCTACTAACCATATAACAACGGATACTTATACATAAAGAGTCTCTCCCTCACTGTGCCTAACATACCAAtggatcttttttccgttcAATAGTCAAGTATGAAATGCCACAATGCCCGACAAGATCATCTTATGCCATTTTAAAACTACGCGAGCTGAAAAAGCACACAGTTCAATCAGTCCCATTGTCATTTAAACCTGATTTTTCGGCATTTCTGGATGTGATGGATGAAGTATTCTCTAATTCAAATTCCACAACTCTGATACCGGCCTTCAAGGTTGTGGTATGTGGTCTGAAGTTGTCCTGCAGAATGATAGAAATCATCTGATTGGCGAATTTTTGCCATTCGTTCGCATGATTTCACATCATTTTTGATAAGGGCCAATCAATTTCTATCGTTCGTGTACCCATTTGTCtagcttttttgtttgtcgattTGAGCCAAAGATTATTCATCCTAGTTCTTTAGATAGGGAAGAATCTCGCGAATGGTTTTTAACGGAGCACATTTTCTGTTGCGATTCAACCGTGGAGCCAATATTCAGCAACTTGAAAATTCTGATACGAAAGTTGTACACCATAATTGTTTGCAAACTGAAATTTGATATTAAAAGAATGTATGATTGACCTTTCCAAATAGAGCAATTAAACCCAAAAGTAACGTTTAGATCgcaagcattaaaaaaaaatgtggatTTCATACTTGACTATCTCGTAGATCCAGGGTACGAATTTATATTCTTTATATTAatcaatgcttttttttacatttagtCGTTTCAATTCAGCCCTTCCTCTCAGTAACCAATTTTTCTAGTTGATGGTATATTCATATGTTACACGtcaaattcgtttttttttttcaatttaacagAGAAAGGTCTTAAGATATAAAAGTAAAACATGACAGCACACCAGCTTACCAATATAACCATGGTCTACCACTTGTTGACGAATGCATGGTGCGTTAAGAACTAGGGGCACTAATCTACAAGAGAAATGTAGTATATCGGACCCATGCAGGAGCTTCCCCGTAGATCCTTGGGAACCGAGGCAAGAAtg is a window of Anopheles aquasalis chromosome 2, idAnoAquaMG_Q_19, whole genome shotgun sequence DNA encoding:
- the LOC126569443 gene encoding flotillin-2 isoform X6, encoding MGIEILSFTIKDVYDDVQYLQSLGKAQTASVKRDADSGVAEANRDAGIREAECEKSAMDVKYSTDTKIEDNARMYKLQKANFDQEINTAKAESQLAYELQAAKIRQRIRNEEIEIDIVERRKQIEIETQEINRKDCELSATVKLPAEAESYRVQTIAEGKRTQTVEQARAEAERIKQIGSAEAYAIEQVGKAEAERMRMKANVYKMYGDAAIMNIVLESLPKIAAEVAAPLAKTEEIVLIGGNDQTTGDVARLVGQLPPAINALTGVDLSKVLGKIPGAKA
- the LOC126569443 gene encoding flotillin-2 isoform X5; the protein is MVSSKGTLTVEEVYKDRDQFAALVREVAAPDVGRMGIEILSFTIKDVYDDVQYLQSLGKAQTASVKRDADSGVAEANRDAGIREAECEKSAMDVKYSTDTKIEDNARMYKLQKANFDQEINTAKAESQLAYELQAAKIRQRIRNEEIEIDIVERRKQIEIETQEINRKDCELSATVKLPAEAESYRVQTIAEGKRTQTVEQARAEAERIKQIGSAEAYAIEQVGKAEAERMRMKANVYKMYGDAAIMNIVLESLPKIAAEVAAPLAKTEEIVLIGGNDQTTGDVARLVGQLPPAINALTGVDLSKVLGKIPGAKA
- the LOC126569443 gene encoding flotillin-2 isoform X1, whose amino-acid sequence is MGNIHTVGPNEALIVSGGCCGSMKKRTIVGGWAWAWWLVTDVQRLSLEVMTLNPMCEMVETAQGVALTVTGVAQCKIMKMMNVYYFHHQADELLGTASEQFLGKSVKEIKTTILQTLEGHLRAILGTLTVEEVYKDRDQFAALVREVAAPDVGRMGIEILSFTIKDVYDDVQYLQSLGKAQTASVKRDADSGVAEANRDAGIREAECEKSAMDVKYSTDTKIEDNARMYKLQKANFDQEINTAKAESQLAYELQAAKIRQRIRNEEIEIDIVERRKQIEIETQEINRKDCELSATVKLPAEAESYRVQTIAEGKRTQTVEQARAEAERIKQIGSAEAYAIEQVGKAEAERMRMKANVYKMYGDAAIMNIVLESLPKIAAEVAAPLAKTEEIVLIGGNDQTTGDVARLVGQLPPAINALTGVDLSKVLGKIPGAKA
- the LOC126569443 gene encoding flotillin-2 isoform X2; this encodes MGNIHTVGPNEALIVSGGCCGSMKKRTIVGGWAWAWWLVTDVQRLSLEVMTLNPMCEMVETAQGVALTVTGVAQCKIMKIKNEKADELLGTASEQFLGKSVKEIKTTILQTLEGHLRAILGTLTVEEVYKDRDQFAALVREVAAPDVGRMGIEILSFTIKDVYDDVQYLQSLGKAQTASVKRDADSGVAEANRDAGIREAECEKSAMDVKYSTDTKIEDNARMYKLQKANFDQEINTAKAESQLAYELQAAKIRQRIRNEEIEIDIVERRKQIEIETQEINRKDCELSATVKLPAEAESYRVQTIAEGKRTQTVEQARAEAERIKQIGSAEAYAIEQVGKAEAERMRMKANVYKMYGDAAIMNIVLESLPKIAAEVAAPLAKTEEIVLIGGNDQTTGDVARLVGQLPPAINALTGVDLSKVLGKIPGAKA
- the LOC126569443 gene encoding flotillin-2 isoform X4 produces the protein MMNVYYFHHQADELLGTASEQFLGKSVKEIKTTILQTLEGHLRAILGTLTVEEVYKDRDQFAALVREVAAPDVGRMGIEILSFTIKDVYDDVQYLQSLGKAQTASVKRDADSGVAEANRDAGIREAECEKSAMDVKYSTDTKIEDNARMYKLQKANFDQEINTAKAESQLAYELQAAKIRQRIRNEEIEIDIVERRKQIEIETQEINRKDCELSATVKLPAEAESYRVQTIAEGKRTQTVEQARAEAERIKQIGSAEAYAIEQVGKAEAERMRMKANVYKMYGDAAIMNIVLESLPKIAAEVAAPLAKTEEIVLIGGNDQTTGDVARLVGQLPPAINALTGVDLSKVLGKIPGAKA
- the LOC126569443 gene encoding flotillin-2 isoform X3, with translation MGNIHTVGPNEALIVSGGCCGSMKKRTIVGGWAWAWWLVTDVQRLSLEVMTLNPMCEMVETAQGVALTVTGVAQCKIMKADELLGTASEQFLGKSVKEIKTTILQTLEGHLRAILGTLTVEEVYKDRDQFAALVREVAAPDVGRMGIEILSFTIKDVYDDVQYLQSLGKAQTASVKRDADSGVAEANRDAGIREAECEKSAMDVKYSTDTKIEDNARMYKLQKANFDQEINTAKAESQLAYELQAAKIRQRIRNEEIEIDIVERRKQIEIETQEINRKDCELSATVKLPAEAESYRVQTIAEGKRTQTVEQARAEAERIKQIGSAEAYAIEQVGKAEAERMRMKANVYKMYGDAAIMNIVLESLPKIAAEVAAPLAKTEEIVLIGGNDQTTGDVARLVGQLPPAINALTGVDLSKVLGKIPGAKA